The Pseudarthrobacter defluvii DNA window GACGGAACCTTGGTGTAATCCACCTCGGGTTTGTCCGCTTCATCCTGCTGCCTGAAGATGGCGGCGGTGAAGGCCAGCCAGTCAACGGTGGGCGATCCGTGCTGGGCCGTGTCCACGAAGTCCGCGTTGATGGCTTCCGGGATCCCCTGAGGGCGGCCGGTGGTCAGGGCCACGATGGCCAACTGTTCACCCGGAAGCATCGAGACGGCAGTGGCTGCCCCGAGGTTGAAGGCCCCTGAGTGTCCCAGCTGGACCCGTCCTTCGTCGTCGTAGGAGACGTTCCAACCCAGCCCGTAAAAGCGCGACCGGGCGGGAGGTGACGACGCCGGCCCGGAGACTGAATGGGGAACGTCCGTTGCATGCACGGCAGCGGCGTCGATCACCGGGTTTCCGTCATAGGTGCCGTTGCCCAGCTGGAGCCGGAGCCACTGTGCCAGGTCCCGCACCGACGAACTGGCACCGCCGGCCGGGGCTTCGGCGTCGGGGTCCCGCCGGTACTTTGCCGCCCACTGTGTGTTGCCAAGCGGAACATGGAGAATGGCCCGGTCGGCGGCCTTTTCATAGTCCCCGAGGCGGTAACTTGACGAGGACATGCCCAGTTTGCGGAACAGGATCCGGTCAGCCAGGTCCTCCCATTCCATGTGCATTGCATCGGCTGCCGCCTGGCCGCCTTCCGTGAAGCCGAAATTGCTGTAGTGGTAGCTGGACCGGAACGCATCCAGGGGCTGCTGATTCAAGTGGGCCAGGATGTAGTCCCGGTCGAAGCCGAGGTCCTCCAGCAGGTCACCCGCCCCCGTTTGCAGTCCGCTGCGGTGGGACAACAGATCCGCGAAGGTGGCATTTTCGGTGACGTAGCCATCGTTGAGCGCGAAATCCCTGTTGTAC harbors:
- a CDS encoding serine hydrolase, whose amino-acid sequence is MTNGSVFPTRRTMLKSAGVGVVGIPLLTAGSVPPHLAGAAAAALLPAPPGQVPPLLDRAKVDRALARLDDFAGYAMDQTGLPGLAVAVVYQDEVLYSKGFGVREVGKPGKITPDTVFQVASVSKPLASTVTAGVVGQLVIAWTDPVIRYNRDFALNDGYVTENATFADLLSHRSGLQTGAGDLLEDLGFDRDYILAHLNQQPLDAFRSSYHYSNFGFTEGGQAAADAMHMEWEDLADRILFRKLGMSSSSYRLGDYEKAADRAILHVPLGNTQWAAKYRRDPDAEAPAGGASSSVRDLAQWLRLQLGNGTYDGNPVIDAAAVHATDVPHSVSGPASSPPARSRFYGLGWNVSYDDEGRVQLGHSGAFNLGAATAVSMLPGEQLAIVALTTGRPQGIPEAINADFVDTAQHGSPTVDWLAFTAAIFRQQDEADKPEVDYTKVPSNPTPAGPNASYTGTYDNSYYGPVVVEEEDGRLAMRMGPDTKGTTFALTHFDGDTFSFETIGENANGLAGALFTKAGMGSSEQVTLDFYDRTGLGTFTRRLG